The Synechococcus sp. WH 8101 sequence CTGGGGCGCCAGGAGGGCAGCGAAATCAGGGCCCAGCGACGGGGAGGTAGCGAAATCGCCGCGGGGGCCCACCAGCAGACGGCCGCTGCCATAGGCCCCATGCTCGGGGTGATGGAGCGCCAGTTTCATGAACTGCCGAAAGGGAATGGAGCCGCCATTCGCAGCCAGTGCGGCGATCATCCAGGCGGGGCAGGCAGCACCAGAAGCGTCCATTGGAGAGAATGCCGTTCACTGCATCAAGGCCATGGGAGCACAACAGCGCTTGCGCACGTTGGTGATCGGGATCGCGCTGACGTGCCTGCTGATCGGTGGAGCTCCCGCAGAAGCGAGTGACAACCCGGAGCTCCTTCCCGACCATGCCACTCCGGTGATCGATCTGGCCCGAGCCTTCAGCGACCAGCAGCGGGCCGATCTCGAAACCAGCCTCGATGACTTCGAGCAACGCAGCGGCTGGAAATTGCGGGTGCTCACGCAATACGAACGAACGCCCGGACTGGCGGTGAAGTCCTTCTGGGGACTGGATGAACGCAGTCTGCTGCTGGTGGCCGATCCCCGTGGCGGCAACCTGCTCAACTTCAACGTGGGGGATGCGTTCTTCGCCCTGATGCCGCGCACCTGGTGGGTGGAACTGCAAACCCGCTACGGCAATCAGTATTACGTGCGAGACAACGGCGAAGATGGCGCCATTCTGGCCGCGATTGGAGCCGTGGAACTGTGTCTCGATCGCGGCGGCTGCCAGGTGGTTCCCGGTCTGCCAGTGGAACAGTGGCTCTGGACGCTCACAACAGCCGTGCTCGGCGGTTTGATCGCCGGATTCGCCGCCTATCCGCGCAAGGAGGGTGAGGTCATCTCCTGGTCGTGGTTGCTGTTGCTCTCTCCGCTCTGGGTGATGCTGTTTGGTGTGTTCGGCATCGCTCCGGTGATCACCCGAACTCAGGAGCTGCTACCGCTCCTGCGCAATGGCCTGGGATTCCTAGGAGGGGCAGTCGCGGCCTATCTGATTGCCGGAGCCACCGTGGGCCGCACCCGTCAAAGCAGTGGCGAGGCCTGAGGACTCAGGCTCCCGCTGATTAGGAGTCAACGCCTCCAATCAGAGGCCGCAGAGCACGGTGGGGCCGGTGCAGACCGGTCGGCGCACGCCCACGCCTTGCTGTTGTTCGGCTGGCTCACGGCGGCTGAGCAACTCACGACGCCGATCGCGAATCTGACGCAGCTGGGCAAGGCTGACGTTGTAGAAGCCACGCAACTGGGTGAAGCGCTTCACGGGCTGGCCGTAGAAGCTGACACCGCGCAGGGTGGGGAAGGAGGCCCATTCCGGGGCCAGAAGGGCAGCGAGTTTCGGGCTCATCACACCGGTGTCGGTGAGGCCCATCGCTTTACGGCGTTGCACCAGAAAAAGGGCACCTTGATCCTGAGCTTCTGGACCGAATCCCTGCACGCCGATGCTGCGCTTGACCAGATCCCAGGTGAAAGGCATGAACTGATACGCCCCAGCGGCAGCGCTGGCATAGCGAGAGGATCGAATCACGCGATTGGGATGGCGATCAAGCGATGCCATCAGACCGCCACCGAACATGACGCGGTAACCAAGGTCACGCCCACCTTTCCAGGTGCCCTCAGCAAAACGGATCGTATTCAGCAGGGCGCGGCGCTCAGGCGTGATGATGTAAGGAAGGGCTGAGGCTTTGGGCTCCTCGGGCAGAGTGACCGAAAGGGATCTAGCCGAAGACTCAACGGAAGGGAAGGGAACGGCAGCAGCCTGAGCAGAAGGCTGCATCGAAACAACGGGTAAACCTGCGACGGCCGCTGCAAGAACACGACAGACGGACGGAGCGAGGGAAACCATAAAAGCGTTCTGTGAAGGACTCTGCCGAAGCAGAAAAGATCGAACCAGAAGCGGATGGAACGATCGATGAACGTTGCCATCGATACGAAATCAATGACGAACAATTCAGGACTGAAACCTCAGTCAGCGGAACTCTGTCGAACGCACCCTCGCGACCCAAGCATCAACGTGCCAGTCACACTTCCGTCCATGGCGTGTTCCTTGGTCATGAATCTGTCAAGAACCAGTGAAAAACCTCCTCACGATTGAGCCCCAATCCGAAAGCGGAAAAGGATCAAAAGTTCTGATCGGAACAGGCCGCATCCGTCGCCGCGATGTGCACGATGGCTCGTGCCGCCTCCAACGCCCCGTCCTTGGGCAGGGCTGCTGCGCTGGGAGCGTGCAGGGGTTGATCCAGTTGCCAGTCGCCACACTCCAGCTGATCACGACGGAGCAGACGGTGGTGTCCATGCAGGCGCAGCCCATTGATCAAGGCGGCGGCCTCAGCAAAGCCAGAGCGTTCCACCACATGCAGGCCACATCCGGCACTGAGGGCTTCACAGAAGCTGCTGTAGCCCGGCTTTCCGAGGTGGCGCTCGCAATGCTTGAGCACATCCAAGGGCCGCACACCAGCGGGCAGAAGCAGCACATTGCCGCAAGCCTCGAGCGCGCGGCAGTGCTCCGGCTCAGCAGGGGCGCTGAGCAGAAAGCGGTGGGTCGGCCAGCGCCTGAACAGCTCAGGGTTCAACGCCAGGCCAAGGCCACCGAAACCCACAAACACCGTGGCACGAGGGTCAGCAGCGAGGGTCTCCTGCAGAGCGGCTGGCAAGGGTCGGCTGGGCGGCACCGTCAGCCCCACCGATCGCTCCGGCAGCCCCCAGGGCATGGCCAGGGAAAAAGGGCAGCGAAGGAGCAGGGTTCCCTGCCCGTAGGCCGCAGCTGCAGTCTCGGCATGGCCTGCGAACTCATTGCCCAGAGGGGCATAGATCTCGTCCCAACCGAAATTGGCCATCCAGATCAGGGGAGCGCCAAGGCGTTGCGCCAGCGCGGCCGCGGCAGGGGGCACATCCCCCACCACCAGCACCGGCTCCCCCTGGCTGGCGAGCCAGGCCGACTCGGCATCCAGCTGCTGCGGCAGCTCCTGCTCGAGTCGCTGGAGCGCGGCGAGAGTGGCGGCGGGATCGGTGCCAAGCGCATCCGACTGCACCATGCCCACGTCCCAGCGCAGGCGCCGCTGCTCCACGGGGAGCCCCATCAACACCAGGCGCAGGAAGGCGGGATCCACAGCGGAACTGAGCACCAACCGCGCCGTGGGTGCGAGGCAATGCAGGGCCGACAACACAGCGGCCTGGCGGGCCGCATGCCCGAAGCCATGACTGCTAAGGCAGACATAGATCAACATGGCGTCACCTCCTGATGGCGCGGATGCTCCGACCGCTGCCACAGGGTTTCCGCATAAACCAGCCGGCCTTCAGGCGCATACCAGCGATGGCTGGCATGGGTCAGTTGCAGGCCGTGGAATTCCACCCAGGCCCAATGGATCAAGTCACGACCGGCCGCGTCCTGTCCGCAGCGGGGAACACAGGCGGCGTTGAGATAGGCCGTGCCATAACGATCCATCAGAAAGGTGCTGCGCTCTCCCTGGCCGCGCTTGAGGCGGTGATGCATGTGGCCGAACACCACCAGGGGCAGGA is a genomic window containing:
- a CDS encoding glycoside hydrolase family 104 protein; this encodes MVSLAPSVCRVLAAAVAGLPVVSMQPSAQAAAVPFPSVESSARSLSVTLPEEPKASALPYIITPERRALLNTIRFAEGTWKGGRDLGYRVMFGGGLMASLDRHPNRVIRSSRYASAAAGAYQFMPFTWDLVKRSIGVQGFGPEAQDQGALFLVQRRKAMGLTDTGVMSPKLAALLAPEWASFPTLRGVSFYGQPVKRFTQLRGFYNVSLAQLRQIRDRRRELLSRREPAEQQQGVGVRRPVCTGPTVLCGL
- a CDS encoding TPM domain-containing protein; this encodes MGAQQRLRTLVIGIALTCLLIGGAPAEASDNPELLPDHATPVIDLARAFSDQQRADLETSLDDFEQRSGWKLRVLTQYERTPGLAVKSFWGLDERSLLLVADPRGGNLLNFNVGDAFFALMPRTWWVELQTRYGNQYYVRDNGEDGAILAAIGAVELCLDRGGCQVVPGLPVEQWLWTLTTAVLGGLIAGFAAYPRKEGEVISWSWLLLLSPLWVMLFGVFGIAPVITRTQELLPLLRNGLGFLGGAVAAYLIAGATVGRTRQSSGEA